In a single window of the Leisingera daeponensis DSM 23529 genome:
- a CDS encoding 50S ribosomal protein L11 methyltransferase: MTKRHSADPAQGFHGAGARHADTLVQRAKSEPLDDGGLRTSQILDDALTLDPCHHEAQVLQERLHQMFVPRWHFPMLADTARNRAYAEAIAAKVRPGDVVLDIGCGAGLTAMLAARAGAKHVYTCEQQPLIAQAATRVIAENGLSDRITVIPKWSHDIVVGTDIPEPADVVISEIVDTVLLGEGALATLTHAMSALAKPGARTVPEWGALKAQLVESSGLLDQWRPQEAEGFDLSAFHRFARVAQLTPGEFVACGLRPLGPAAELFRFDFACPELTPARAETDLTCAAAGTVHAVLVSFEMQLAPGIRVANGLDAGGHWGRTAFLLDRAKAAAPGGRLAVTAQHDTSHLSVSANGPLIAAGEAAAATVWLNPAWRLRRPVREGAGRTAPPPAAWNAADAGLPGQPCH, from the coding sequence TTGACGAAAAGACACTCGGCTGACCCTGCGCAGGGGTTTCACGGCGCAGGCGCCCGGCACGCGGACACCCTGGTCCAGCGCGCAAAATCCGAACCGCTGGACGATGGCGGCCTCCGGACCTCGCAGATCCTTGACGACGCCCTCACGCTGGATCCCTGCCACCACGAGGCACAGGTGCTGCAGGAGCGGCTGCACCAGATGTTCGTGCCCCGCTGGCATTTCCCGATGCTCGCCGACACCGCGCGCAACCGCGCCTACGCCGAGGCCATCGCCGCCAAGGTGCGGCCGGGGGATGTGGTTCTGGACATCGGCTGCGGTGCCGGCCTGACGGCCATGCTGGCGGCCCGGGCCGGCGCGAAACATGTCTACACCTGCGAACAGCAGCCGTTGATCGCCCAGGCCGCAACCCGTGTCATCGCGGAAAACGGCCTCAGCGACCGGATCACAGTGATCCCGAAGTGGTCGCACGACATTGTGGTGGGCACGGATATTCCGGAGCCGGCGGATGTTGTGATCTCGGAAATCGTGGACACCGTCCTGCTGGGCGAGGGCGCGCTTGCGACGCTCACCCATGCCATGTCCGCGCTGGCCAAGCCGGGTGCGCGGACGGTGCCGGAATGGGGTGCGCTGAAGGCGCAGCTTGTGGAAAGCAGCGGCCTGCTGGACCAGTGGCGCCCGCAGGAGGCGGAAGGCTTCGACCTGAGCGCTTTTCACCGCTTTGCCCGCGTCGCCCAGCTGACGCCGGGCGAATTCGTGGCCTGCGGCCTGCGGCCTCTGGGCCCCGCGGCAGAGCTGTTCCGGTTCGACTTCGCCTGTCCGGAGCTGACACCGGCGCGCGCTGAAACCGATCTCACCTGTGCTGCCGCAGGCACTGTCCATGCGGTCCTGGTCAGTTTTGAGATGCAGCTGGCGCCCGGTATCCGGGTGGCCAACGGACTGGACGCTGGCGGGCACTGGGGGCGCACGGCGTTCCTGCTGGACCGTGCCAAGGCCGCAGCGCCGGGCGGCCGCCTGGCGGTCACCGCGCAGCATGACACCTCGCATCTGAGCGTCTCCGCAAACGGCCCGCTCATCGCCGCCGGGGAGGCCGCTGCCGCCACCGTGTGGCTGAACCCGGCGTGGCGCCTGCGCCGCCCGGTCCGGGAAGGCGCCGGCCGGACAGCTCCGCCGCCCGCCGCATGGAACGCCGCGGACGCCGGCCTTCCGGGGCAGCCCTGCCACTAG
- the ihfB gene encoding integration host factor subunit beta, producing the protein MIRSELIQKIADENPHLYQRDVERIVNTVFEEVTNAMARGDRVELRGFGAFSVKKRDSRVGRNPRTGETVHVEEKHVPFFKTGKLLRDRLNGKA; encoded by the coding sequence ATGATCCGCTCTGAGTTGATTCAGAAGATTGCAGACGAAAACCCGCACCTGTATCAGCGGGATGTGGAGAGGATCGTGAACACGGTGTTTGAGGAAGTGACCAACGCGATGGCCCGCGGCGACCGGGTGGAGCTGCGCGGGTTCGGTGCCTTCTCGGTCAAAAAGCGGGACTCGCGGGTCGGCCGCAATCCCCGCACCGGTGAAACCGTCCATGTCGAGGAAAAACATGTGCCGTTCTTCAAGACGGGTAAACTCTTGAGGGACCGCCTGAACGGGAAAGCCTGA
- a CDS encoding lipopolysaccharide assembly protein LapA domain-containing protein produces the protein MRYIRYAVLGSLAIVLVSVCLANRSFVELKLMPEALGELFGFNPGISLPLFAVVLGGVGAGLVLGFLWEWIREHKHRREAAEKAREARKLNREVKRLKKQKNEGKDEVLALLEDAG, from the coding sequence ATGCGTTACATTCGCTATGCGGTTCTGGGATCTCTGGCCATTGTGCTGGTGTCGGTGTGCCTTGCCAACCGGAGCTTTGTTGAGCTCAAACTGATGCCCGAGGCGCTGGGTGAGCTGTTCGGCTTCAACCCGGGCATTTCGCTGCCGCTGTTTGCGGTGGTTCTGGGCGGGGTCGGCGCCGGGCTGGTGCTTGGCTTCCTGTGGGAATGGATCCGCGAGCACAAGCACCGCCGCGAAGCGGCCGAAAAGGCCCGCGAAGCCCGCAAGCTGAACCGCGAAGTGAAGCGGCTGAAAAAGCAGAAGAACGAAGGCAAGGACGAAGTCCTGGCGCTCCTCGAAGACGCAGGCTGA
- a CDS encoding phosphoribosylanthranilate isomerase yields MTDIRVKICGLSTPQDVAAVAAAGAAYAGFVFFAKSPRNVSIEQAAALAVDAPAGLCKVALTVNAGDAELDAITRAVPLDMLQLHGRETPERVAEVRSRYGLPVMKAVGIAGAADLPQIALYEQVADQLLIDAKPPKEAELPGGNGLAFDWRLLAGRKYWQKPWMLAGGLTPENVAEAIRMTGARQVDVSSGVERAPGEKDAGLIEAFTRAALG; encoded by the coding sequence ATGACGGACATCCGGGTCAAGATCTGCGGGCTCAGCACCCCGCAGGATGTGGCCGCCGTTGCCGCGGCGGGCGCTGCCTATGCGGGGTTTGTGTTCTTTGCGAAGTCGCCCCGCAACGTCAGCATCGAACAGGCCGCCGCCCTGGCGGTCGACGCGCCCGCCGGCCTGTGCAAGGTGGCGCTGACGGTGAATGCCGGCGACGCCGAATTGGACGCCATCACCCGCGCTGTCCCGCTCGACATGCTGCAGCTTCACGGGCGCGAAACCCCGGAGCGGGTGGCCGAAGTGCGCAGCCGCTACGGCCTGCCGGTGATGAAGGCGGTCGGTATTGCCGGCGCCGCGGATCTGCCGCAAATCGCGCTCTACGAACAGGTGGCGGACCAGCTCCTGATCGACGCCAAGCCGCCCAAGGAGGCAGAGCTGCCCGGCGGCAACGGCCTTGCCTTTGACTGGCGGCTGCTGGCCGGGCGCAAATACTGGCAGAAACCCTGGATGCTGGCCGGCGGCCTGACGCCTGAAAACGTGGCCGAGGCGATCCGCATGACCGGCGCCCGGCAGGTCGATGTCTCCTCCGGCGTCGAGCGCGCCCCCGGTGAAAAAGATGCGGGCCTGATCGAAGCCTTCACCCGGGCCGCCCTCGGCTGA
- the trpB gene encoding tryptophan synthase subunit beta — protein sequence MADDLFNSFMNGPDEQGRFGIFGGRFVSETLMPLILSLEEEYNKAKDDPSFWAEMDALWKHYVGRPSPLYHAERLSAELGGAKVYMKRDELNHTGAHKVNNVLGQILLARRMGKTRIIAETGAGQHGVATATVCAKFGLKCIVYMGAHDVKRQAPNVFRMRLLGAEVIPVTSGRGTLKDAMNDALRDWVTNVRDTFYCIGTAAGPHPYPAMVRDFQSIIGKEVRWQLAEQEGEGRLPDTVIAAIGGGSNAIGLFYPFLDDPSVNIIGVEAGGKGVDDRMQHCASLTGGRPGVLHGNRTYLLQDEDGQIQEGFSISAGLDYPGIGPEHSWLHDTGRAQYVSITDKEALEAFQLSCRTEGIIPALEPSHALAHVTKIAPDLPKDHIIVMNMCGRGDKDVFTVAKHLGFDMSDTEEGRTFEE from the coding sequence ATGGCCGACGATCTTTTCAACAGCTTCATGAACGGTCCGGACGAACAGGGCCGCTTTGGCATCTTCGGCGGGCGTTTCGTCTCGGAAACCCTGATGCCGCTGATCCTGAGCCTTGAGGAAGAATACAACAAGGCCAAGGACGATCCCTCCTTCTGGGCCGAGATGGACGCCCTGTGGAAACACTATGTCGGCCGTCCCAGCCCGCTCTATCACGCCGAACGCCTGAGCGCTGAGCTGGGCGGTGCCAAGGTCTATATGAAGCGCGACGAGCTGAACCACACCGGCGCGCATAAGGTGAACAACGTGCTGGGCCAGATCCTGCTGGCGCGGCGCATGGGCAAGACCCGGATCATTGCCGAAACCGGCGCGGGCCAGCACGGTGTGGCAACCGCCACCGTCTGCGCCAAGTTCGGACTCAAATGCATCGTCTACATGGGCGCCCACGACGTGAAGCGCCAGGCGCCGAACGTGTTCCGGATGCGCCTCCTGGGCGCCGAGGTGATCCCGGTGACGTCTGGCCGCGGCACCCTCAAGGACGCGATGAACGACGCGCTGCGCGACTGGGTGACCAACGTGCGCGACACCTTCTACTGCATCGGCACCGCGGCCGGCCCGCACCCCTATCCGGCGATGGTGCGCGATTTCCAGTCGATCATCGGCAAGGAGGTCCGCTGGCAGCTGGCCGAGCAGGAGGGCGAAGGCCGCCTGCCGGACACCGTGATCGCCGCAATCGGCGGCGGCTCCAACGCCATCGGCCTGTTCTACCCGTTCCTGGACGACCCTTCGGTGAACATCATCGGGGTCGAGGCCGGCGGCAAGGGCGTCGATGACCGGATGCAGCATTGCGCCTCGCTGACCGGCGGCCGCCCCGGCGTGCTGCACGGCAACCGCACCTATCTGCTGCAGGACGAGGACGGCCAGATCCAGGAGGGCTTCTCGATCTCCGCAGGTCTGGACTATCCGGGCATCGGGCCGGAGCATTCCTGGCTGCACGACACGGGCCGCGCCCAGTATGTCTCGATCACCGACAAGGAAGCGCTGGAAGCCTTCCAGCTCAGCTGCCGCACCGAGGGCATCATCCCGGCGCTGGAGCCGAGCCATGCGCTGGCCCATGTGACCAAGATCGCGCCGGACCTGCCCAAGGACCACATCATCGTGATGAACATGTGCGGCCGCGGCGACAAGGACGTGTTCACCGTCGCCAAGCACCTGGGCTTTGACATGTCCGACACCGAAGAGGGGCGCACCTTCGAGGAATAA
- a CDS encoding lysozyme inhibitor LprI family protein, whose amino-acid sequence MLRLLTLLAALSPAAATAQPHCNGQTQIDANFCAMEKWEIADRELNRLWSQVKPAADARGTGQALLAEQRAWLKRRDAACGPEQASGGSAAPMFYWDCMEQETLRRNQVLRALQ is encoded by the coding sequence ATGCTGCGCTTACTGACCCTGCTGGCCGCACTCAGCCCCGCTGCGGCAACCGCCCAGCCCCACTGCAACGGCCAGACCCAGATCGACGCCAATTTCTGCGCGATGGAGAAATGGGAGATCGCCGACCGGGAGCTGAACCGGCTGTGGAGCCAGGTGAAGCCGGCCGCCGATGCCCGCGGCACCGGACAGGCGCTGCTGGCGGAGCAGCGCGCCTGGCTGAAACGGCGCGATGCCGCCTGCGGGCCGGAGCAGGCCTCCGGCGGCAGCGCGGCGCCGATGTTCTACTGGGACTGCATGGAGCAGGAGACCCTGCGGCGCAATCAGGTGCTGCGGGCGTTGCAGTAG
- a CDS encoding DUF2237 family protein, whose protein sequence is MEKEDSINVLGGPLAPCSTAPLTGFFRDGHCNTCAEDHGSHTVCVVTTAEFLAFSKYVGNDLSTPRPEFGFAGLQPGDRWCLCAARFLQAADEGCAPRVNLEATHMQALEIVPLSILKSYAADPA, encoded by the coding sequence ATGGAAAAAGAAGACAGTATCAACGTGTTGGGCGGCCCGCTGGCGCCTTGCTCCACTGCGCCGCTGACCGGCTTTTTCCGCGACGGCCATTGCAACACCTGCGCCGAGGATCACGGCAGCCACACCGTCTGCGTGGTGACCACGGCGGAGTTTCTGGCCTTCAGCAAATACGTCGGCAATGACCTGTCCACGCCGCGGCCGGAATTCGGCTTTGCGGGCCTGCAGCCCGGCGACCGCTGGTGCCTGTGCGCCGCCCGCTTCCTGCAGGCCGCAGACGAGGGCTGCGCGCCCAGGGTGAATCTTGAGGCAACCCACATGCAGGCACTGGAAATCGTGCCGCTGAGCATTCTGAAAAGCTACGCCGCCGACCCGGCCTGA
- the ychF gene encoding redox-regulated ATPase YchF — MGFKMGIVGLPNVGKSTLFNALTKTASAQAANFPFCTIEPNVGEVAVPDARLDKLAEIAKSKQIIPTRMTFVDIAGLVKGASKGEGLGNQFLANIRETDAIAHVLRCFEDGDVTHVDGRVDPVADAEVIETELMLADLESIEKRRANLVRKLKGNDKEAQQQDRLLAAAQAMLEDGKPARLVEVDAEDAKAWKMLQLLTTKPVLYVCNVGESESVEGNAHSAKVAEMAAAQGNSHVIISAQIEEEISQLDPEEAQMFLEEMGLSEAGLDRLIRAGYDLLHLETYFTVGPKEARAWTIRQGTAAPQAAGVIHGDFEKGFIRAETIAYDDFVAMGGEQGAKEAGKMRAEGKSYIIKDGDVLHFLFNT; from the coding sequence ATGGGCTTTAAAATGGGAATCGTCGGCCTGCCCAACGTGGGCAAGTCGACGCTGTTCAACGCGCTGACCAAAACCGCCTCGGCGCAGGCGGCCAACTTTCCGTTCTGCACCATCGAACCCAACGTGGGCGAGGTTGCGGTGCCGGACGCACGGCTGGACAAACTGGCGGAGATCGCCAAGTCGAAACAGATCATCCCGACCCGGATGACATTCGTCGACATCGCGGGCCTGGTGAAGGGCGCGTCCAAGGGCGAGGGCCTGGGCAACCAGTTCCTGGCCAACATCCGCGAAACCGACGCCATTGCCCATGTGCTGCGCTGCTTTGAAGACGGCGACGTGACCCATGTGGACGGCCGCGTCGATCCGGTAGCGGACGCCGAGGTGATCGAGACCGAACTGATGCTGGCCGATCTGGAAAGCATCGAGAAGCGCCGCGCCAACCTGGTGCGCAAGCTCAAGGGCAACGACAAGGAAGCCCAGCAGCAGGACCGCTTGCTGGCCGCCGCCCAGGCGATGCTGGAAGACGGCAAGCCCGCCCGGCTGGTCGAGGTCGACGCCGAGGACGCCAAGGCCTGGAAGATGCTGCAGCTTCTGACCACCAAACCGGTGCTCTATGTCTGCAACGTGGGCGAGTCGGAATCGGTCGAGGGCAACGCCCATTCCGCCAAGGTGGCCGAGATGGCCGCGGCGCAGGGCAATTCCCACGTGATCATCTCCGCCCAGATCGAGGAAGAGATCAGCCAGCTGGACCCGGAAGAGGCCCAGATGTTCCTGGAGGAAATGGGCCTCAGCGAAGCCGGCCTGGACCGGCTGATCCGCGCAGGCTACGACCTTCTGCACCTGGAGACCTATTTCACCGTCGGCCCCAAGGAAGCGCGCGCCTGGACCATCCGCCAGGGCACTGCCGCGCCGCAGGCGGCGGGGGTCATCCACGGCGACTTCGAGAAGGGCTTTATCCGGGCCGAAACCATCGCCTATGACGATTTTGTCGCCATGGGCGGCGAGCAGGGCGCCAAGGAAGCCGGCAAGATGCGCGCCGAAGGCAAGAGCTATATCATCAAGGACGGCGACGTGCTGCACTTCCTGTTCAACACCTGA
- a CDS encoding acyloxyacyl hydrolase produces the protein MKQTALLAAALSAAMALPAAAQEVTLGLGYSDYHRDAAEDGAMFAVDYLHAPFYERGRLSARFGAALEVQETGDVFAGVGISGVFDLNNDWFIESSLMPGAYHESSDANDLGSAFEIRTLLAVGKRFHSGKAVSLAFSHKSNASTADDNPGVNSVSLRWHIPLGG, from the coding sequence ATGAAACAGACAGCTTTGCTGGCGGCGGCACTGTCGGCTGCGATGGCATTGCCCGCGGCTGCCCAGGAGGTGACGCTGGGGCTGGGGTATTCCGACTATCACCGGGATGCGGCGGAAGACGGTGCGATGTTTGCGGTGGATTACCTGCACGCGCCTTTCTACGAGCGCGGGCGGCTGTCGGCCCGCTTTGGCGCCGCGCTGGAGGTGCAGGAGACGGGCGACGTGTTTGCCGGTGTCGGCATCAGCGGTGTGTTTGATCTGAACAATGACTGGTTCATCGAGTCCAGCTTGATGCCCGGTGCCTATCACGAAAGCTCCGATGCCAATGACCTGGGCTCTGCCTTTGAAATCCGCACGCTGCTGGCGGTGGGCAAGCGGTTCCACAGCGGCAAGGCGGTGTCGCTGGCGTTCAGCCACAAATCCAACGCCTCCACCGCGGACGATAACCCCGGCGTGAACTCAGTATCGCTGCGCTGGCACATTCCGCTGGGCGGCTGA
- the trpA gene encoding tryptophan synthase subunit alpha: MTRIDAKFAELNAAGKKAFVTYVMAGDPDYETSLEVVKGLPGAGVDIIELGLPFTDPMADGPTIQLAGQRALDGGMTLERTLQLAADFRKGDDTTPIVLMGYYNPIYNRGVDKFLEDAKAAGIDGLIVVDLPPEEDEELCIPAQKAGLNFIRLATPTTDDARLPKVLQNTSGFVYYVSITGITGAAEAEAGDVGPEVARIKAATDLPIIVGFGINTPEKAQNIASISDGAVVGSAIVSQIGAGKSPAEVLAFVKSLADGAHKG, encoded by the coding sequence ATGACCCGCATTGATGCCAAATTTGCCGAATTGAACGCTGCCGGAAAGAAAGCCTTTGTCACCTACGTGATGGCAGGCGACCCGGATTACGAGACCTCTCTGGAGGTGGTGAAGGGGCTGCCGGGCGCGGGCGTGGACATCATCGAGCTGGGCCTGCCGTTCACCGATCCGATGGCCGACGGGCCGACCATCCAGCTGGCCGGGCAGCGGGCGCTGGACGGCGGCATGACGCTGGAGAGGACGCTGCAGCTGGCGGCCGACTTCCGCAAGGGCGACGACACCACCCCGATCGTGCTGATGGGCTACTACAACCCGATTTATAACCGCGGCGTGGACAAATTCCTGGAGGACGCCAAGGCCGCGGGCATCGACGGGCTGATCGTGGTGGACTTGCCGCCGGAAGAGGATGAGGAACTGTGCATTCCGGCGCAGAAGGCGGGGCTGAACTTCATCCGCCTGGCGACCCCGACCACTGACGACGCGCGCCTGCCCAAGGTGCTGCAGAACACCTCCGGCTTTGTCTATTACGTCTCGATCACCGGCATCACCGGCGCGGCGGAGGCCGAGGCGGGCGACGTCGGCCCCGAGGTGGCGCGCATCAAGGCGGCGACTGATCTGCCGATCATCGTGGGCTTTGGCATCAACACGCCGGAGAAGGCGCAGAACATCGCTTCGATCTCCGACGGTGCGGTGGTGGGCAGTGCTATCGTCAGCCAGATCGGCGCAGGTAAATCTCCGGCAGAGGTGCTGGCCTTTGTGAAGTCCCTCGCGGATGGCGCGCATAAAGGCTGA
- a CDS encoding alpha-hydroxy acid oxidase, with product MPVITNINDLKRIYERRVPRMFYDYAESGSWTEQTFRENTSDFEKIRLRQRVAVDMSGRTTASRMIGQDVAMPVALAPVGLTGMQHADGEIKAARAAEDFGVPFTLSTMSINSIEEVAEATSKPFWFQLYTMKDEDYIRRLIQRAKDAKCSALVITLDLQILGQRHKDLKNGLSAPPKLTPKTIANLMTKWAWGIEMLGAKRRNFGNIVGHVHGVSDTSQLGAWTAEQFDPALDWGKVEKLMEMWGGKVILKGILDAEDARMAAKLGADAIVVSNHGGRQLDGALSSIRMLPEIVDAVGNDVEVHLDSGIRSGQDVLKALALGAKGTMIGRAFVYGLGAMGQKGVTAALEVIRKELDTTMALCGERSVEGLGRHNLLIPEDFGGRWQP from the coding sequence GTGCCGGTGATCACCAATATCAACGACCTGAAGCGCATCTATGAACGCCGCGTGCCGCGGATGTTCTACGACTATGCCGAAAGCGGCAGCTGGACCGAACAGACCTTCCGCGAGAACACCTCTGATTTCGAAAAGATCCGACTGCGCCAGCGGGTTGCTGTGGATATGTCGGGGCGGACCACCGCCAGCCGGATGATCGGCCAGGACGTGGCGATGCCGGTGGCGCTGGCGCCGGTGGGGCTGACGGGGATGCAGCACGCCGACGGCGAGATCAAGGCGGCCCGCGCAGCGGAAGACTTTGGCGTGCCGTTCACGCTCTCCACCATGTCGATCAACTCGATCGAGGAAGTGGCGGAGGCGACCTCCAAACCGTTCTGGTTCCAGCTTTATACGATGAAGGACGAGGACTATATCCGCCGCCTGATCCAGCGCGCCAAGGATGCGAAATGCTCGGCGCTGGTGATCACGCTGGATTTGCAGATCCTGGGCCAGCGCCACAAGGACTTGAAGAACGGCCTGTCGGCACCGCCGAAGCTCACGCCCAAGACCATTGCCAACCTGATGACCAAATGGGCCTGGGGCATCGAGATGCTGGGGGCCAAGCGGCGCAACTTCGGCAATATCGTGGGCCATGTGCACGGCGTCTCCGACACCTCGCAGCTGGGCGCCTGGACGGCAGAGCAGTTCGACCCGGCACTGGACTGGGGCAAGGTCGAAAAGCTGATGGAGATGTGGGGCGGCAAGGTGATCCTGAAGGGAATCCTCGACGCCGAGGATGCGCGCATGGCGGCCAAGCTGGGGGCCGATGCCATCGTGGTTTCCAACCACGGGGGGCGGCAGCTGGACGGGGCGCTGAGCTCGATCCGGATGCTGCCGGAGATCGTGGATGCGGTCGGCAATGACGTCGAGGTGCATCTGGACAGCGGCATCCGCTCTGGCCAGGACGTGCTGAAGGCGCTGGCGCTGGGGGCCAAGGGCACCATGATCGGGCGCGCCTTTGTCTATGGCCTGGGCGCGATGGGCCAGAAGGGCGTGACGGCGGCGCTGGAGGTGATCCGCAAGGAGCTGGACACCACCATGGCGCTGTGCGGCGAACGCTCGGTTGAGGGGCTGGGGCGCCACAACCTGCTGATCCCGGAGGACTTTGGCGGCCGCTGGCAACCGTGA
- a CDS encoding di-heme-cytochrome C peroxidase, with the protein MRTLIATCAIGAAAMAAPAAAQTVYVNQGSDWTPGLRQQFYTQDQGARIMPLGWMRALTLPGGETFLHDALARYGYLPMAGRQEADLPAGFTTNGSGADMAVGMTCSACHTRQIEVSGTAYRIDGGPGIVDFQSFLKDLDDAVLAVLAEDAAFDAFADKVLGSGASVSGRNALKEEVEVWSNRFHTLIGRSLPDPAWGPARLDAVSMIFNRLAGLDIGDPADDHLIPENIAVADAPTRYPFLWNAARQDFTQWPGFSANGNDLLGLSRNLGEVYGVFAEFHPQPQSGVLFNRDYISQNSANWAGLKALEDWIWDIGAPQWPWELDHDLAAEGEAVFNRTAAEGGCVACHGKKKGKFRSIFHTTWETPVLDAGTDTRECGVLTRTVKTGVLEGASIPLTGTTLGAEAKAFDVLAVSVIGAIVQHSLGAFGEDFVRAAKAAEATPGNEDDRDALSEFEDLRKAFPTGDNAGMLKSAAEPGCKYEARVLDGIWAAAPYLHNGSVPTLRDLLTAPADRPASFRPGPNYDIEAVGMAAEQTAFDQVIETTGCDQLDSGNSRCGHDYGTSLSAADKTALLEYLKSI; encoded by the coding sequence ATGAGGACGTTGATAGCAACCTGCGCGATTGGCGCGGCAGCCATGGCCGCGCCGGCAGCAGCGCAGACGGTATATGTCAATCAGGGCAGCGATTGGACACCCGGCCTGCGCCAGCAGTTCTATACCCAGGACCAGGGCGCCCGCATCATGCCGCTTGGCTGGATGCGGGCGCTGACCCTGCCGGGCGGCGAAACATTCCTGCACGATGCGCTGGCGCGCTATGGCTATCTGCCAATGGCCGGGCGGCAGGAGGCGGACCTTCCCGCGGGCTTCACCACCAATGGCAGCGGCGCGGATATGGCGGTGGGCATGACCTGTTCCGCCTGCCACACCCGGCAGATCGAGGTGAGCGGCACCGCCTACAGGATCGACGGCGGCCCCGGCATCGTCGATTTCCAAAGCTTCCTGAAGGATCTGGACGATGCGGTGCTGGCTGTGCTGGCAGAGGATGCCGCGTTCGACGCCTTTGCGGACAAGGTGCTGGGCAGCGGTGCTTCGGTGTCCGGGCGCAATGCGCTTAAGGAAGAAGTGGAGGTCTGGAGCAACCGGTTCCACACACTGATCGGCCGCTCGCTGCCGGACCCGGCCTGGGGGCCTGCGCGGCTGGATGCGGTGTCGATGATTTTCAACCGGCTGGCGGGGCTGGATATCGGCGACCCGGCGGACGACCATCTGATTCCGGAAAACATCGCGGTGGCCGACGCGCCCACCCGCTACCCGTTCTTGTGGAACGCGGCGCGTCAGGACTTCACCCAATGGCCTGGGTTCTCCGCCAACGGCAACGATCTGCTGGGGCTGTCGCGCAACCTGGGCGAGGTCTATGGCGTCTTTGCCGAATTCCATCCGCAGCCGCAGTCCGGGGTGCTGTTCAACCGGGATTACATCTCGCAGAACTCCGCCAACTGGGCCGGGCTGAAGGCGCTGGAGGACTGGATCTGGGACATCGGCGCGCCGCAGTGGCCGTGGGAGCTGGACCATGATCTGGCGGCTGAGGGCGAGGCGGTGTTCAACCGGACCGCGGCAGAGGGCGGCTGCGTGGCCTGCCATGGCAAGAAGAAGGGCAAGTTCCGCTCGATCTTCCACACCACCTGGGAGACGCCGGTCCTGGATGCGGGCACCGACACGCGGGAATGCGGGGTGCTGACCCGCACGGTCAAGACGGGCGTGCTGGAGGGGGCGTCGATCCCGCTGACCGGCACCACGCTGGGCGCAGAGGCCAAGGCGTTCGACGTGCTGGCGGTGTCGGTGATCGGTGCCATCGTGCAGCACTCGCTGGGTGCCTTCGGTGAGGATTTCGTGAGGGCCGCCAAGGCCGCAGAGGCGACGCCGGGCAACGAAGACGACCGCGATGCGCTCTCGGAGTTCGAGGACTTGCGCAAGGCTTTCCCGACGGGCGACAATGCAGGGATGCTCAAATCCGCGGCAGAGCCGGGCTGCAAATACGAAGCCCGCGTGCTGGACGGGATCTGGGCTGCGGCGCCTTATCTGCACAACGGTTCCGTGCCGACGCTGCGCGATCTGCTGACCGCGCCCGCTGACCGCCCGGCGTCGTTCAGGCCCGGCCCGAACTACGATATCGAGGCGGTGGGCATGGCGGCGGAGCAGACCGCCTTCGACCAGGTGATCGAGACCACCGGCTGCGACCAGCTTGATTCGGGCAACAGCCGCTGCGGCCACGATTACGGCACCAGCCTGTCCGCGGCGGACAAAACGGCCTTGCTGGAGTATCTGAAGTCGATCTGA
- a CDS encoding 50S ribosomal protein L25/general stress protein Ctc, producing MAKEIPDLVVQERAGTGKGAARAARRAGMVPGVVYGGDAEPLAIQVPFNELLKKLKAGQFKSTLWNLKVEGHDDVRVICRDVQRDVVKDLPTHLDLMRLRRTSKINLYIHVEFINEDKAPGIKKGGMLTVVRPEVELNVTAGDIPEKIVVDLEGLNIGDVITISSVDLPAGAKPVIDRDFVIANISAPAGLASSDDEEGEEAEAADE from the coding sequence ATGGCAAAAGAGATTCCTGATCTCGTAGTCCAGGAACGTGCGGGGACAGGCAAGGGCGCCGCTCGCGCTGCGCGCCGCGCAGGCATGGTTCCGGGTGTGGTTTACGGTGGCGACGCAGAGCCGCTGGCAATCCAGGTTCCGTTCAACGAGCTGCTGAAAAAGCTGAAAGCCGGCCAGTTCAAGTCCACCCTGTGGAACCTGAAAGTGGAAGGCCATGACGACGTGCGCGTGATCTGCCGCGACGTTCAGCGCGACGTGGTGAAGGACCTGCCGACCCACCTCGACCTGATGCGCCTGCGCCGCACCTCGAAGATCAACCTGTACATCCACGTTGAGTTCATCAACGAGGACAAGGCCCCCGGCATCAAGAAAGGCGGCATGCTGACCGTCGTGCGTCCGGAAGTCGAGCTGAACGTGACCGCCGGCGACATCCCCGAGAAGATCGTGGTGGACCTGGAAGGCCTGAACATCGGCGACGTGATCACCATTTCGTCGGTCGACCTGCCCGCAGGCGCCAAGCCGGTCATCGACCGCGACTTCGTGATCGCCAACATCTCTGCGCCGGCCGGCCTGGCGTCTTCCGATGACGAGGAAGGCGAAGAGGCAGAAGCCGCTGACGAATAA